The Rattus rattus isolate New Zealand chromosome 1, Rrattus_CSIRO_v1, whole genome shotgun sequence genome includes a region encoding these proteins:
- the LOC116913668 gene encoding apolipoprotein L3-like: MGTPEEKCFLENVFFYLLDTRSLEDLQLLLTEEESWKHFVAGVGLSREEEDALREALAEIFEDSDGEEEDKLQRDLQGKKERKEEDALREALGGNAADSDTEDEHQLQNDKERFLEAYPPVRLELEECIKKLHALADKVDKVHRDCTISQVVASSSSAVSGVLTILGLALVPVTAGVSLALSATGMGLGAAAAVTSVSTSIVEKVIVVSAKGKASKLVPTKDTMNGMREVLEQSGSRLASLSTNSIQNIQGIQKNMNAIQLAKANACLATNAKHLMTAGKTSTQTTKQVQKAFGGTALAMTKEARIMGATTAGLFLLIDVVRLVEDSKHLHEGAKSVPAAELRQQARDLEQKLQELNQFHDSLIQ, encoded by the exons ATGGGCACCCCAG AGGAGAAATGCTTCCTTGAGAATGTGTTTTTCTACCTCCTGGATACGAGGAGCCTAGAGGACCTGCAGCTCCTGCTGACTGAAGAGGAATCCTGGAAACATTTTGTGGCAGGAGTTGGTTTGTCCAG GGAAGAGGAAGATGCCTTGAGAGAAGCTCTTGCTGAGATCTTTGAAGATTCTGatggagaagaagaagacaaactCCAAAGAGACCTTCAGGGCAAGAAAGAGAG GAAAGAGGAAGATGCCTTgagggaggcccttggtgggAATGCAGCTGACTCTGATACAGAAGATGAACACCAACTCCAAAATGACAAGGAAAGGTTCTTGGAGGCTTATCCTCCGGTGAGGCTGGAGCTCGAGGAGTGCATCAAGAAGCTCCACGCCCTGGCAGACAAGGTTGACAAGGTGCACAGGGACTGCACCATCTCACAGGTGGTGGCCAGCTCCAGCAGTGCTGTGTCTGGAGTCCTCACAATCCTTGGCCTGGCTCTGGTACCTGTGACAGCAGGAGTCAGTCTGGCACTGTCAGCCACTGGCATGGGGCTGGGAGCAGCAGCGGCTGTGACTAGTGTTTCCACAAGCATTGTGGAAAAAGTAATCGTGGTGTCTGCTAAAGGTAAAGCCAGCAAGCTGGTGCCAACCAAAGACACGATGAACGGGATGAGAGAAGTTTTGGAGCAGAGTGGCTCCAGACTTGCTTCTTTATCTACAAATTCCATCCAGAACATACAAGGCATCCAGAAGAACATGAATGCCATTCAGCTGGCCAAAGccaacgcttgcctagcaactaaTGCCAAGCATCTCATGACCGCAGGAAAGACATCAACCCAAACCACTAAACAGGTGCAGAAAGCCTTTGGAGGTACAGCTCTGGCAATGACCAAAGAAGCCCGGATCATGGGTGCAACCACTGCAGGTCTTTTCCTCCTGATAGATGTGGTCAGGCTTGTGGAAGACTCAAAGCATTTGCATGAGGGAGCTAAGTCAGTGCCAGCTGCAGAGCTGCGACAGCAGGCTCGGGACCTGGAGCAGAAGCTGCAGGAGCTCAACCAGTTTCACGACAGCCTGATTCAGTGA
- the LOC116913694 gene encoding apolipoprotein L3-like, with amino-acid sequence MASRGYLHHLLTAEEAWEEFVSKAKLPRDRAAALHKALRDLTALLAIADRGRSRKGWKGKEKFVKAFPCLKADLEEHISQLHALANHAEELHRGCTVSNMVADSFSVASDILNLFGLFLAPESAEGSLVLSAAGLGLGVAATVTNVATSIMKETSRVLDGVEAGHHGSTAMDILEEAGTSVARIASEIPQATRDITRDLEALEQHMNALSLVRANPRLEEDARALINADSIPAQRAKQVRASLKGTPLSMSKEDLIRSATTTGVTLLRDVGSLVNESKQLYEGSASESAAALRKLAQELEEKLGELMNVYETI; translated from the exons ATGGCAAGCCGTGGATACCTGCATCACCTGCTGACTGCAGAGGAAGCCTGGGAGGAGTTTGTATCAAAGGCCAAGTTGCCCAG GGATAGGGCAGCGGCCCTCCACAAAGCACTGAGGGATCTGACAGCACTCTTGGCcatagcagacagaggcagatctCGGAAAGGCTGGAAAGGCAAGGAGAAGTTTGTGAAAGCATTTCCTTGCTTGAAAGCAGACTTGGAGGAGCACATCAGCCAGCTCCACGCCCTAGCCAACCATGCTGAGGAACTGCACAGGGGCTGCACCGTCTCCAACATGGTGGCTGACTCCTTCAGTGTTGCCTCCGACATCCTGAACCTCTTTGGTCTCTTTCTGGCACCTGAGTCAGCAGAGGGAAGTCTGGTGCTCTCGGCAGCAGGCTTGGGGCTGGGGGTAGCAGCTACTGTGACTAATGTTGCTACTTCAATCATGAAGGAAACAAGCAGGGTTTTGGATGGAGTCGAAGCTGGTCACCATGGTTCAACCGCCATGGATATACTGGAGGAAGCTGGCACAAGTGTGGCTAGGATTGCCAGCGAGATCCCTCAGGCTACCAGAGATATCACCAGAGACCTGGAAGCCCTTGAGCAGCACATGAATGCCCTCAGTCTGGTCAGAGCCAACCCTCGCCTAGAAGAAGATGCCAGGGCCCTCATCAATGCAGATAGCATCCCTGCCCAACGGGCTAAACAGGTGCGGGCCAGTCTGAAAGGAACCCCTCTGTCGATGAGCAAGGAAGACCTGATCCGCAGTGCCACCACCACCGGGGTCACCCTCTTGCGTGATGTGGGGAGCCTTGTGAACGAGTCGAAGCAGTTGTACGAAGGGTCTGCTTCCGAATCGGCAGCAGCACTAAGGAAGCTGgctcaggagctggaggagaagcTAGGGGAGCTCATGAACGTCTACGAGACAATCTGA